A genomic stretch from Hydrogenispora ethanolica includes:
- a CDS encoding aldo/keto reductase, protein MLYRPMGRTGDQVSILGYGCMRLPQQNGRIDEARTERQIVSAIEQGVNYFDTAYFYHNGKSEAVLGKILAKGYRDRVLVATKLPLPLVHSRKDMDTLLDTQLKRLQTDHIDYYLMHMLTGMAGWQRLKQLGVEDFLERARQAGKIRRIGFSYHGGKDQFPRIIDDYPWEFCQIQYNYFDEHNQAGRDGLEYAAAKGLGVAIMEPLRGGFLVGKMPPAVQAVWDRAPVKRSPAEWALRWIWNHPEVSLLLSGMNEESHIAENIRIAGEALPQSLSAAELALVGEVKETLGKMMKVGCTGCGYCLPCPAGVNIPLCFSSYNDKYLFNDRMPQFNYLGFTAGVDGGQPSYASLCRNCGQCEKHCPQRLPIRRHLQEVAADMERFYFKPVMGLVRGYFKIRGLFKGARQAEH, encoded by the coding sequence ATGTTATACCGTCCGATGGGCCGGACCGGAGATCAGGTCTCGATCCTGGGCTATGGGTGTATGCGCCTCCCCCAGCAGAACGGCAGGATCGATGAAGCGCGCACCGAAAGGCAGATCGTCTCGGCCATCGAGCAAGGGGTCAATTATTTCGATACCGCCTATTTCTATCACAACGGCAAGAGCGAGGCCGTGCTCGGCAAGATCCTGGCCAAAGGCTACCGTGACCGGGTGCTGGTCGCCACCAAGCTGCCCCTGCCCCTGGTCCACTCGCGCAAAGACATGGATACGCTGCTCGATACCCAGCTCAAAAGGCTCCAGACCGACCATATCGATTATTACCTGATGCACATGCTGACGGGCATGGCGGGCTGGCAACGGCTGAAGCAGCTCGGAGTGGAGGATTTCCTCGAACGGGCCAGGCAGGCCGGGAAGATCCGCCGCATCGGCTTCTCCTATCACGGCGGCAAGGACCAGTTTCCGCGGATCATCGATGATTACCCCTGGGAGTTCTGCCAGATCCAGTACAATTATTTCGACGAACACAACCAGGCGGGCAGGGATGGCCTCGAATACGCCGCCGCCAAAGGCTTGGGCGTGGCGATCATGGAGCCGCTGCGCGGCGGTTTCCTGGTGGGCAAGATGCCCCCGGCAGTGCAGGCAGTCTGGGACCGGGCCCCGGTGAAACGGTCTCCCGCCGAATGGGCGCTGCGCTGGATCTGGAACCATCCCGAAGTGTCGCTGCTGCTGTCGGGAATGAACGAGGAGTCGCATATCGCCGAGAATATCCGGATCGCCGGGGAAGCCCTCCCGCAGTCGCTCTCCGCCGCCGAACTAGCGCTGGTCGGCGAGGTCAAGGAGACACTCGGCAAGATGATGAAGGTCGGCTGCACCGGCTGCGGCTATTGCCTGCCGTGCCCGGCCGGGGTGAATATCCCGCTCTGTTTCAGTTCGTACAATGATAAGTACCTGTTCAACGACAGGATGCCCCAATTCAACTATCTGGGTTTTACCGCCGGAGTGGACGGCGGGCAGCCCTCCTACGCCTCGCTCTGCCGGAATTGCGGCCAGTGCGAAAAGCATTGTCCGCAGCGGTTGCCCATCCGCCGCCATTTGCAGGAGGTCGCCGCGGACATGGAGCGCTTCTATTTCAAGCCCGTGATGGGCCTGGTTCGCGGCTACTTCAAGATCCGGGGTCTCTTCAAAGGAGCCCGTCAGGCGGAACATTAA
- a CDS encoding mandelate racemase/muconate lactonizing enzyme family protein: MKITKIETYLYFSSWRNLTLVKVDTDEGISGVGEATCRNKELAIREAIQEHIGPRLIGTSPFDVEALFHNFFTRDPWRNGAVFNSAISGIEIALWDIIGKKLGAPVYHLMGGKMRDRIRLYANDWFKGCRTSEEFAAKAVTTVRDYGFTALKWDPLKVSAATDERERVEAGLDCVAAVRQAVGSEVDLLIELHGMLSYDGALAFVREVEDLKPLLVEEPMHPDNGDGYRKLALRANVPLAAGERSFTRWGYQSIFQAGNLSVIQPDISHMGGIHETKKVASQAETLYLKVAPHNSNGPVASMANVMLDATLPNFLIQEFMFENLELSRTLLSESFHYEDGYILLQDKPGLGITVNFDELAKGEYKNVFSF; encoded by the coding sequence TTGAAAATTACCAAGATCGAAACCTATCTGTACTTTTCTTCCTGGCGCAATCTGACCCTTGTCAAGGTGGATACGGATGAGGGCATCAGCGGCGTCGGCGAGGCGACCTGCCGCAACAAGGAGCTCGCCATCCGCGAGGCGATCCAGGAACATATCGGCCCCCGCCTGATCGGTACCTCGCCCTTTGACGTCGAAGCGCTGTTCCATAACTTCTTCACCCGCGACCCGTGGCGGAACGGCGCGGTCTTCAACAGCGCCATCAGCGGCATCGAGATCGCGCTCTGGGATATCATCGGCAAAAAGCTGGGGGCGCCCGTCTATCACCTGATGGGCGGCAAGATGCGGGACCGGATCCGGTTGTATGCCAATGACTGGTTCAAGGGTTGCCGGACCAGCGAGGAGTTTGCCGCCAAAGCCGTCACCACTGTCCGCGATTATGGCTTCACCGCGTTGAAATGGGATCCCCTGAAAGTGTCCGCCGCGACCGACGAGCGGGAGCGGGTCGAGGCCGGACTGGACTGCGTGGCCGCGGTGCGCCAGGCGGTCGGCAGCGAGGTGGATCTGCTGATCGAACTGCACGGCATGCTGAGCTACGACGGCGCGCTGGCCTTCGTGCGGGAGGTGGAAGACCTCAAGCCGCTGCTGGTGGAGGAGCCGATGCATCCCGATAACGGCGACGGCTACCGGAAACTGGCGCTGCGCGCCAACGTACCGCTGGCCGCCGGCGAACGCAGCTTCACCCGCTGGGGTTATCAGTCCATCTTCCAGGCCGGCAATTTATCGGTTATTCAACCGGATATCAGTCATATGGGCGGGATCCACGAGACCAAGAAAGTGGCCAGCCAGGCGGAGACCCTCTACCTGAAGGTGGCCCCCCACAATTCCAACGGGCCGGTCGCCTCCATGGCCAATGTCATGCTCGACGCCACGCTGCCCAACTTCCTGATTCAGGAGTTCATGTTCGAAAACCTGGAGCTGTCCCGGACGTTGCTGTCGGAATCCTTCCATTATGAGGACGGCTACATCCTGCTCCAGGATAAGCCGGGCCTCGGCATCACGGTGAACTTTGACGAGTTGGCCAAAGGGGAGTATAAAAACGTGTTTTCATTTTAA
- a CDS encoding 4Fe-4S binding protein: MKKQTVRKTFILISFLLFPITIFYLSPYLIIQAGLKGIVSGSFVTFGSLFLGSLFWGRAFCGWVCPAGGLQECCAAAVGKKAKGGRLNWIKYLIWLPWLVSVIAVFVGAGGIKKLDLFYSTDHGVSVSGLLSYIPYLGVVALIVSLSLAFGKRSFCHYVCWMAPLMTIGSQIKNKLGYPSLHLEADGEKCVHCKLCNQKCPMSLDVHEMVRQNKLNHPECILCGECVDSCGKKAIGFRFTHQ, translated from the coding sequence ATGAAAAAACAAACCGTACGGAAAACGTTCATATTGATATCGTTTTTGCTATTTCCCATCACCATATTTTATCTGTCGCCCTATTTGATCATCCAGGCCGGCTTAAAGGGGATCGTATCCGGCAGTTTTGTAACGTTTGGCAGCTTGTTTTTAGGCTCCCTCTTTTGGGGCCGGGCATTTTGCGGATGGGTCTGTCCGGCCGGCGGATTGCAGGAATGCTGCGCCGCGGCGGTCGGCAAGAAAGCCAAAGGCGGCAGGCTGAACTGGATAAAATATCTGATCTGGCTGCCCTGGCTGGTGTCGGTTATCGCCGTATTCGTTGGCGCGGGCGGAATTAAAAAGCTGGATTTGTTTTACTCTACCGATCATGGAGTTTCGGTTAGCGGATTGTTGAGTTATATCCCCTATTTGGGAGTGGTTGCTCTGATAGTCAGTCTCTCCCTCGCGTTCGGAAAGCGTTCCTTTTGTCACTATGTCTGTTGGATGGCTCCGTTGATGACGATCGGCAGCCAAATCAAGAATAAACTGGGCTATCCATCGCTTCATCTGGAAGCGGATGGCGAAAAGTGCGTCCATTGCAAGCTTTGCAATCAGAAATGCCCGATGAGTTTGGATGTCCATGAAATGGTGCGCCAAAACAAGCTGAATCATCCGGAATGCATATTGTGCGGTGAGTGTGTGGACTCGTGCGGCAAAAAAGCGATCGGATTCCGGTTTACGCATCAATAG
- a CDS encoding DUF1284 domain-containing protein, whose translation MNQEKQRHCESGKPAGIRLRAHHLLCLQGFQGYGYSQGFTANLARIVAILDADPGTLVELVAENDDVCACCPHAGVAGCQKDPDAAAAIRSMDAKILMRLNLEAGYSASGRSLWDRVNAAFKTRAALQGICGDCRWREQCLWYQKRAAE comes from the coding sequence ATGAATCAGGAAAAACAACGTCATTGCGAGAGCGGGAAGCCGGCCGGCATCCGCTTGCGGGCCCACCATCTCCTCTGCTTGCAAGGCTTTCAAGGCTATGGCTACAGCCAAGGCTTCACCGCCAATCTGGCCCGGATCGTCGCGATCCTGGACGCCGACCCCGGGACACTCGTGGAACTGGTCGCCGAAAACGACGATGTCTGCGCCTGTTGTCCCCATGCCGGCGTCGCCGGCTGTCAAAAAGATCCGGATGCGGCGGCCGCGATCCGGTCGATGGACGCCAAAATCTTAATGAGGCTGAATCTGGAGGCGGGATACAGCGCCAGCGGCCGTTCCCTCTGGGACCGGGTGAACGCGGCGTTCAAGACCCGCGCCGCTCTGCAAGGCATCTGCGGCGACTGCCGCTGGCGGGAGCAATGCCTGTGGTATCAAAAGCGAGCTGCGGAATGA
- a CDS encoding TetR/AcrR family transcriptional regulator: MTEEALDKKAAALQAALELIAEQGFHGAPMSRIAERAGIGVGTIYRYFASKDDLINALYIEIKSRLTRSILKGYSEQLPVREGFQHLLDALVRYCVAHPAELAFAEQYENSPLITAVTRAELLRLFQPIQDLFRRALAEQLLKELPFEMIGALVYSSVTALAKLQLSGAMQLGDPRYETGLAAIWDMIKR; the protein is encoded by the coding sequence ATGACCGAAGAAGCACTGGATAAAAAAGCCGCCGCGCTCCAGGCCGCGCTGGAACTCATCGCCGAGCAAGGCTTCCACGGCGCGCCGATGTCGCGGATCGCCGAACGGGCCGGGATCGGGGTCGGCACGATCTACCGCTACTTCGCCAGCAAGGACGATCTGATCAATGCCCTGTATATTGAGATCAAGTCCCGGCTCACCCGGAGCATCCTCAAGGGTTATTCGGAGCAGCTGCCGGTCCGGGAGGGCTTTCAACATCTGTTGGACGCCCTGGTCCGTTACTGCGTGGCGCATCCGGCGGAGCTCGCCTTCGCCGAACAGTACGAGAACTCGCCGCTGATCACCGCCGTCACCCGCGCCGAGCTGCTCCGGCTCTTTCAGCCCATTCAGGACCTGTTCCGGCGGGCCCTGGCGGAACAGCTGTTAAAGGAGCTGCCGTTCGAAATGATCGGCGCCCTGGTCTACAGCAGCGTGACCGCCTTGGCCAAATTGCAGCTTTCCGGGGCGATGCAACTGGGTGATCCCCGGTATGAAACCGGGCTCGCCGCCATCTGGGATATGATCAAACGCTAA
- a CDS encoding carbohydrate ABC transporter permease, with the protein MKFKLAKLFLALLSLVIMVPLLYVVYISFQTPEEYYKMLWPRALQFDNYRNILCAPYFWRWAVNSGVIALGTLVMVLIIGAMAGYVVAKFSSRPVRVVAVLILGALMIPVHMVLMPVFILSRHLGIINTPWSVMGPGVAFGIPIAMYIFRGFFMNIPDSLAEAARIDGAGELGVFLKVMLPMTKPAMATVGIFTFLGAWNGFLFPLTLLQSTETYTLPVGLATIGTQYFTNYPAQAAAMLLVSLPLILFYARFNRLVIQGMVEGAVKG; encoded by the coding sequence ATGAAGTTTAAACTCGCCAAGTTGTTTCTGGCGTTGCTGAGTTTGGTGATCATGGTTCCGCTGCTGTACGTCGTTTATATCTCATTCCAGACTCCGGAGGAGTACTATAAGATGCTTTGGCCCCGGGCGCTCCAGTTTGACAATTACCGGAATATCCTTTGCGCCCCTTATTTCTGGCGCTGGGCCGTCAATTCGGGAGTTATCGCCCTGGGGACGCTGGTGATGGTGCTGATCATCGGGGCTATGGCCGGGTATGTGGTGGCCAAGTTCTCCTCCCGGCCCGTCCGGGTGGTGGCGGTGCTTATTTTGGGCGCCCTGATGATCCCGGTCCATATGGTGCTGATGCCGGTCTTCATCCTCTCCCGCCATTTAGGGATCATCAATACCCCCTGGTCGGTGATGGGCCCCGGCGTGGCCTTCGGCATCCCGATCGCCATGTATATCTTCCGGGGCTTTTTTATGAATATTCCCGACTCGCTCGCGGAGGCGGCCCGGATCGACGGCGCCGGCGAGCTTGGTGTATTCCTGAAAGTGATGTTGCCCATGACCAAGCCGGCCATGGCGACGGTCGGTATTTTCACTTTTCTCGGCGCTTGGAACGGCTTTTTATTCCCCCTGACCCTGCTGCAAAGCACCGAGACGTATACGTTGCCGGTCGGGTTGGCCACCATCGGCACGCAATATTTCACCAATTATCCGGCTCAGGCAGCGGCGATGCTGCTGGTCAGCCTGCCGCTGATTCTGTTTTACGCCCGGTTCAACCGACTGGTGATCCAGGGGATGGTCGAGGGGGCGGTGAAAGGCTAG
- a CDS encoding DMT family transporter, producing MKKQELRANLLLLLAAAIWGLAFVAQRVGAQYLGSFSFNGIRFALGSLSLLPLLYFMKGSPERRAAGSKPVSVVPAGILAGCVLFMGASLQQIGLIHTSAGKAAFITGLYIVLVPVLGIFLRQRLHASAWLGVAVATAGLYFLSVTADFTIVGSDLVVLAGAFFWALHILVIDHLSKRVNALQLCVVQFLTCAALSMAVALFFEKITLRGIEQALIPLLYGGIGSVGVAYTLQVLGQKHAKPSHAALVLSMEAVFASLGGWLILQENLGLRGYLGCLLMLVGMLLSQLPELRRKAPPKILEETMEA from the coding sequence ATGAAGAAACAAGAACTCCGCGCCAATTTGCTGCTGCTGTTGGCCGCGGCCATCTGGGGCCTGGCCTTCGTGGCCCAGCGGGTCGGCGCCCAATACCTGGGCTCATTCAGTTTTAACGGGATCCGTTTCGCCTTGGGCAGTCTGTCTTTGCTGCCGTTGCTTTATTTCATGAAGGGGTCCCCGGAGCGCCGGGCGGCCGGGTCCAAACCGGTCAGCGTCGTCCCGGCCGGGATCCTCGCCGGGTGCGTGCTGTTTATGGGAGCCTCCCTGCAACAGATCGGCCTGATTCATACCTCGGCGGGAAAGGCCGCCTTCATCACCGGGCTCTACATCGTCCTCGTCCCCGTCCTGGGGATCTTTCTCCGGCAACGCCTGCATGCCAGCGCCTGGCTGGGGGTGGCCGTCGCCACCGCCGGACTGTACTTTCTCAGCGTTACGGCGGATTTCACCATTGTCGGCAGCGATCTGGTGGTGCTGGCCGGAGCCTTCTTCTGGGCCCTGCATATTCTGGTGATTGATCATTTGTCGAAACGGGTGAATGCCCTGCAATTGTGCGTGGTTCAGTTTTTGACCTGCGCGGCGTTGAGCATGGCGGTGGCCCTGTTCTTTGAGAAGATTACCCTCCGCGGGATCGAACAGGCGCTGATCCCGCTGCTCTACGGGGGCATCGGTTCGGTGGGCGTCGCCTATACCCTGCAGGTGCTCGGCCAGAAACACGCCAAGCCCTCCCATGCCGCCCTCGTCCTCAGCATGGAAGCGGTCTTCGCGAGCCTCGGCGGCTGGCTGATTCTGCAGGAAAACTTGGGGCTCCGGGGCTATCTGGGCTGCCTGCTGATGCTGGTTGGAATGCTCCTGTCCCAGCTGCCGGAGTTGCGCAGAAAGGCGCCCCCGAAAATCCTCGAGGAGACCATGGAAGCTTAA
- a CDS encoding Mrp/NBP35 family ATP-binding protein translates to MADTEGSIFEKSVNPYGMIKRVVAVMSGKGGVGKSSVTALLAAELRRRGLAVGILDADVTGPSIPKLFGLKGRAGHNGVAMEPLQSAGGVKVISINLLLEQEDQPVIWRGPLVAGVVKQFFAEVDWGDLDYLLVDLPPGTGDVPLTTMQSLPLDGMIVVSSPQELVELIVKKAVHMAEQMRTPILGMVENYSYLECPDCHRRIDLFGPSRAEAVAADFGLALLGRLPLVPEVATLADAGRIEAVAEQVPEFFAPIAAQFLAKLPAKA, encoded by the coding sequence ATGGCAGATACGGAAGGATCGATCTTTGAAAAGAGCGTCAATCCCTACGGGATGATCAAGCGGGTGGTGGCGGTGATGAGCGGCAAGGGCGGGGTCGGCAAGTCCTCGGTCACGGCGCTGCTTGCGGCGGAGCTGCGCCGTCGGGGGCTGGCCGTGGGAATCCTCGACGCCGATGTGACCGGGCCCAGCATCCCCAAACTTTTCGGGCTCAAAGGCCGGGCCGGCCATAACGGCGTAGCGATGGAGCCGCTGCAGTCGGCCGGCGGGGTCAAGGTCATCTCCATCAACCTGCTGCTGGAGCAGGAGGACCAGCCGGTGATCTGGCGCGGTCCGCTCGTCGCCGGAGTGGTCAAACAGTTCTTTGCCGAGGTGGATTGGGGCGACCTGGATTATCTCCTGGTCGACCTGCCGCCGGGGACCGGGGATGTGCCGCTGACAACGATGCAATCGCTGCCGTTGGACGGGATGATCGTGGTCAGCTCGCCCCAGGAACTGGTGGAGCTGATCGTCAAGAAAGCCGTGCATATGGCGGAGCAGATGCGGACCCCCATTCTCGGGATGGTCGAAAACTATAGTTATCTGGAGTGTCCGGACTGCCACCGCCGGATCGACCTCTTCGGGCCGAGCCGGGCCGAGGCGGTGGCGGCCGATTTCGGCCTGGCCTTGCTGGGGCGGCTGCCGCTGGTGCCGGAGGTGGCGACCCTGGCCGACGCCGGCCGGATCGAGGCGGTGGCGGAGCAGGTGCCGGAGTTTTTCGCGCCGATCGCGGCCCAATTTTTGGCGAAGCTGCCGGCCAAAGCCTGA
- a CDS encoding LytTR family DNA-binding domain-containing protein, whose translation MMIQLFCSSALRTLLSGYLTSRGLEVGEAGEVALVERGQEPAGPLPGVVISFMPERLEHLTALFDSLAGRRREGLPGVISGWREEKDTCELIPYERILYFEAMGNAVYLVTPEQRLTVKYKLYELEQTLRPQGFIRVGKSQLVNVAGIREIIPWFGGRYILRLANRQELEVSRIYAKEFRAFLEL comes from the coding sequence ATGATGATTCAGCTGTTTTGCTCCAGCGCGCTGAGGACGCTCTTGAGCGGCTACTTGACTTCCCGGGGCTTGGAGGTTGGCGAGGCGGGAGAGGTGGCGCTGGTGGAACGGGGTCAGGAGCCAGCGGGTCCCTTGCCGGGAGTGGTCATCAGTTTTATGCCGGAGCGCTTGGAGCATTTGACAGCGCTATTCGATAGCTTGGCGGGCCGGCGGCGGGAAGGCTTGCCCGGGGTGATCAGCGGCTGGCGCGAAGAGAAAGACACCTGTGAGCTGATTCCTTATGAGCGGATCTTATATTTTGAAGCCATGGGAAACGCGGTGTATCTTGTAACGCCGGAACAGCGGTTGACTGTCAAATATAAACTCTATGAGTTGGAACAAACGTTGCGGCCCCAAGGCTTCATCCGGGTCGGCAAGTCGCAGTTGGTAAATGTGGCGGGGATCCGCGAGATTATTCCCTGGTTTGGCGGCCGTTACATCCTGCGGCTGGCTAACCGGCAGGAACTTGAGGTATCGCGGATCTATGCCAAGGAGTTCAGGGCGTTTTTAGAATTGTAA
- a CDS encoding DUF134 domain-containing protein yields MPRPVKWRKVSFIPPVRRFVPAGRPQCGLEENLLKVEELEAIRLKDLEGLEQEECAARMEVSRQTFQRILLAARAKIADALANGKALRIEGGNFTRNICPMRCRNCGKEWQESYEHLQQVREGSYDCPSCGSPEIICRSGSGQCCCAGGCRHPGPDDQAPLA; encoded by the coding sequence ATGCCCCGTCCGGTCAAATGGCGTAAAGTTTCATTCATCCCCCCGGTCCGGCGCTTCGTCCCGGCCGGCCGGCCCCAGTGCGGACTGGAGGAGAACCTGTTGAAGGTGGAGGAGCTGGAGGCCATCCGGCTCAAAGATCTCGAAGGCTTGGAGCAGGAGGAGTGCGCCGCGCGAATGGAGGTTTCCCGCCAAACCTTCCAGCGGATCCTGCTCGCCGCCAGGGCCAAGATCGCCGACGCCCTGGCCAACGGCAAGGCGCTGCGGATCGAAGGCGGCAATTTCACCCGTAATATCTGCCCGATGCGCTGCCGGAACTGCGGCAAAGAGTGGCAGGAGAGCTATGAGCATCTCCAGCAGGTGCGGGAGGGTTCCTACGACTGTCCCTCCTGCGGCTCGCCGGAGATCATTTGCCGGTCCGGGAGCGGCCAGTGCTGTTGCGCCGGCGGCTGCCGGCATCCGGGTCCGGACGATCAGGCGCCGCTGGCCTGA
- a CDS encoding alpha/beta fold hydrolase codes for MAFVSNGNVTIHYEVEGEGEPLVLQHGFFGSIQDWYEYGYVEALKRRFRLLLIDARGHGASAKPHQPEEYSLYLRALDVVKVLDAQKIEKCHYLGYSMGGWIGFGLMKWFPARFRSFVLSAIQPYAMETLGMREAVATLERWVPQLPISEARKERFLSNDREALLAAVAENRTDNAEALRNLTVPCLLMAGDRDAIYQAVRQSSRLSGRIELVTIPGADHNATLSRSDRVIPELKRFLEGT; via the coding sequence ATGGCCTTTGTGTCCAATGGAAATGTAACGATCCACTATGAGGTGGAAGGGGAAGGGGAGCCACTCGTCCTGCAGCACGGTTTCTTCGGCAGTATTCAGGACTGGTACGAATATGGCTATGTGGAAGCCTTAAAGCGCCGGTTTCGGCTGCTGCTGATCGACGCGCGCGGCCACGGCGCCAGCGCCAAGCCGCACCAGCCGGAAGAGTACTCGTTATACCTCCGGGCGCTGGATGTCGTCAAAGTGCTCGACGCCCAAAAGATAGAAAAATGCCATTACCTGGGCTATTCCATGGGCGGCTGGATCGGGTTCGGCCTGATGAAATGGTTTCCGGCCCGTTTTCGCTCTTTTGTCCTCAGCGCCATCCAGCCCTACGCCATGGAGACCCTGGGCATGCGGGAAGCTGTGGCGACGCTCGAACGCTGGGTTCCGCAGCTTCCGATCTCCGAAGCCCGGAAAGAGCGTTTCCTGAGCAATGACAGGGAAGCCTTGCTGGCGGCGGTGGCCGAGAACCGGACCGACAATGCCGAAGCCTTGCGGAACCTTACGGTGCCTTGCCTACTGATGGCTGGGGATCGCGATGCCATCTACCAAGCAGTACGGCAGAGTTCCCGGCTGTCCGGGCGGATTGAGCTGGTGACCATCCCGGGAGCCGATCATAATGCCACGTTATCCCGGAGCGACCGGGTAATCCCGGAGTTGAAGCGGTTTTTGGAAGGGACTTGA
- the yihA gene encoding ribosome biogenesis GTP-binding protein YihA/YsxC, with protein sequence MQIKEAKYETTAVKPEQYPKRYLPEVAWVGRSNVGKSSIINALLYRKSLARASATPGKTREINFYLVNEALYFVDLPGYGYARVSQAAKEAWGRMIETYLQTREQLQLIVMLVDIRHAPSNEDQVMYAWLAAQERPSLVVATKLDKIPRGQIPIRLRTIREVLGMAAEAPVIPFSAVTGQGRDEIWRQIEGVIGL encoded by the coding sequence ATGCAGATCAAAGAAGCCAAATATGAAACCACCGCGGTCAAGCCGGAACAATATCCCAAGCGCTACCTGCCGGAGGTGGCCTGGGTCGGCCGGTCCAACGTCGGGAAGTCCTCGATCATCAACGCGTTGCTCTACCGCAAGAGTCTCGCCCGGGCGTCGGCGACGCCGGGCAAGACGCGCGAGATTAATTTTTACCTCGTCAATGAGGCGCTTTACTTTGTGGATTTGCCGGGATACGGCTACGCCCGGGTCTCCCAGGCCGCCAAGGAGGCCTGGGGCAGGATGATCGAGACCTACCTGCAGACCCGGGAGCAGTTGCAGCTGATTGTGATGCTGGTGGATATCAGGCATGCGCCTTCCAACGAGGATCAGGTGATGTATGCGTGGCTGGCGGCGCAGGAACGGCCCAGCCTGGTGGTTGCCACCAAGCTGGATAAGATCCCGCGCGGCCAGATCCCGATCCGGCTGCGGACGATCCGGGAGGTGCTCGGCATGGCCGCGGAGGCGCCGGTCATTCCGTTCTCGGCAGTGACCGGGCAGGGCCGGGATGAGATCTGGCGGCAGATCGAGGGGGTAATCGGGCTCTAA
- a CDS encoding Gfo/Idh/MocA family protein → MQRPKIVFGIAGSGWRAECFLQVAQLLPELFEVCGVVTRSQTRKAELETKWAAPVYPSVAALLAAAQPRFVVTAVAREVAARFILELTGQGVPVLAETPPAGDLRELTELYGALRPDAKVQVAEQYHLQPMHQARLTLAGSGRLGEIHYAHVSINHSYHGISLIRRALGIGFENAVINAFGFEHPAVEGPGRNGPPDRERIVRNDHLLAVIDFGAKSGLFDFEQNQHRSWARSERMLIRGVRGEIHNDSVKYLRDFRTPVTFELKRQSAGEYENVEGYYLKGILGGEAWLYTNPFLPGRLMDEEIALATCLMKMDQYVSDGTEFYSLAEASQDQYLALMMEESRRLRRPVETATQIWAPAR, encoded by the coding sequence ATGCAACGTCCCAAGATTGTCTTCGGGATCGCCGGCAGCGGCTGGCGGGCCGAGTGTTTTCTGCAAGTCGCCCAATTGTTGCCGGAGCTTTTTGAGGTTTGCGGGGTGGTTACCCGCAGCCAAACCCGCAAAGCCGAGCTGGAAACGAAATGGGCCGCCCCGGTCTATCCGTCCGTCGCCGCGCTGCTGGCAGCGGCGCAACCCCGCTTTGTGGTGACCGCCGTGGCCCGGGAGGTCGCGGCCCGGTTCATCCTGGAGCTGACCGGCCAAGGCGTGCCGGTCCTGGCGGAAACTCCTCCCGCGGGCGATCTCCGGGAGTTGACCGAACTCTACGGCGCGCTGCGGCCCGACGCCAAAGTGCAGGTTGCCGAGCAATACCATTTGCAACCCATGCACCAGGCGCGGCTGACGCTGGCCGGGTCGGGCCGGCTGGGCGAGATTCATTATGCCCATGTCTCCATCAACCACAGCTATCACGGGATCAGCCTGATCCGCAGGGCGCTGGGGATCGGCTTTGAAAACGCGGTCATCAACGCCTTCGGATTCGAGCATCCGGCGGTGGAAGGGCCGGGCCGCAACGGGCCGCCCGACCGCGAACGGATCGTCCGGAACGATCATCTGTTGGCGGTCATCGATTTCGGGGCCAAGTCCGGCTTGTTTGATTTTGAGCAGAATCAGCACCGTTCCTGGGCGCGTTCCGAGCGGATGCTCATCCGCGGGGTGCGCGGGGAGATCCATAATGATTCCGTGAAGTATCTGCGGGATTTCCGGACGCCCGTCACTTTTGAGCTGAAGCGGCAGAGCGCCGGAGAGTATGAGAACGTGGAGGGCTATTATCTCAAAGGAATTCTGGGCGGCGAAGCCTGGCTGTATACGAACCCGTTTCTGCCGGGCCGGCTGATGGATGAGGAGATCGCGCTGGCGACCTGCCTGATGAAGATGGACCAATACGTCAGCGACGGCACGGAATTTTACAGCCTGGCCGAGGCCAGCCAGGATCAGTATCTGGCCCTGATGATGGAGGAGTCGCGCCGGCTCCGCCGTCCGGTGGAAACGGCCACCCAGATCTGGGCTCCGGCCCGGTAA
- a CDS encoding NifB/NifX family molybdenum-iron cluster-binding protein: MKIAIATDGGAVAQHFGHCEGFTLYEVENGTAKEEKFIPNPGHQPGFLPNFLHEQGAGAVIAGGMGDGAVRIFREHGIAVITGISGSKEQAIERYSRGELVSGGSVCHEHSHAGSCGGHA; the protein is encoded by the coding sequence ATGAAGATTGCCATTGCTACCGATGGCGGTGCGGTGGCGCAGCATTTCGGCCACTGTGAAGGGTTTACCTTGTATGAGGTGGAGAACGGGACGGCCAAGGAGGAAAAATTCATCCCCAACCCCGGGCATCAGCCGGGTTTCCTGCCCAACTTCCTGCATGAACAGGGCGCGGGGGCCGTCATTGCCGGAGGAATGGGGGACGGCGCGGTCCGCATCTTCCGGGAGCACGGGATCGCGGTGATCACCGGCATCAGCGGCTCCAAGGAACAGGCGATCGAACGTTACAGCCGCGGCGAATTGGTCTCCGGCGGGTCCGTCTGCCACGAGCACAGCCATGCCGGCAGTTGCGGCGGGCACGCCTAA